Within the Pseudonocardia alni genome, the region CCGTAGGTGACGGGGACGCCGCTGGGCCGCGGGTCGCAGGCCCACCAGCGCACCCACTGCTCGTCGGTCCGGTCGTCGTTCGCGTGGGGTTCGCCGTCGAGGTCGGCCAGCTCGACGACGGCGCGGGCCGCCAGCCGGTGGCCGCGCGGGAGCGCGACGACGCGGGGTTCGAGCCGGACCACGTCGAGCCGGAGCCCGTCGGTGTCGGCCACGGGCGGCCGGACGAGCGAGGCGTCGACGGTCCCGGCGCGGACGGCGTCGGCCTGGTCGGGCCACGGCAGCTGCACGAGCTGGACGGACGCGGCGGGGACGTCGCGCTGGACCAGCTCGACGATGCGCCGGGTGTGGGTACCGGTCGCCGCGGTCATGAACCCGAGGCGGACGACGCCGGCGGCGGCGCGCCGGTGTGCCTCGACCGCCGCGACGGCCCGGTCCGCGGCGTCGAGGGCCACGCGGGCCTCGGCGAGGAACCGGCGGCCCGCCTCGGTGGGGACGAGGGGGTGCGTGCTGCGGTCGAGCAGCTCGACGCCGAGCTTGTGCTCCAGCGTCCGGATCTGCTTGCTCAGCGCGGGCCCGCTGACGTACAGCCGGGCCGCCGCCCGACCGAGGTGCCCCTCGTCGACGACGGCCACGAGATACCGCACGAGGTGCAGGTTGAGGTCCACGTCGACTCCCTCCGTGACGCAGTGTCCCACGACACCGTCGGCAAGGAGCACGGAGCTGCGGTGATAACCGGATGGTTCACGGCCGGGCCGGGACATGTCATGGACGCACCCGGCCGCCCCCGGCGAGGCTCCGTCCCGTCCCACCACCGACGGAGGAGTACCCATGAGCCGCTACGAACAGGAGTTCGTGACGATGTTCGCCGGGCTGGAGAAGCAGCTCGAGAGCATCGACAACCCGCGCCACCGCGCGATCCTCAAGAACTACCGGCGGCACGGACTGCTGGAGGTCGCCGGGCGCTACCACGAGCTCCTCGCCCCGGACATGACCGTCGAGCACCCGCAGTACCGACTGCACGAAGGCGGCCAGTCGATCGTCCTCGACGGCATGGAGCAGGTCCTCGGGTTCTACGAGTCGCTGGTGGCCGCGAACGCGCTCGTCATGTGGGTGGCCGACCAGGACATCGCGGTCAACG harbors:
- a CDS encoding LysR family transcriptional regulator; amino-acid sequence: MDLNLHLVRYLVAVVDEGHLGRAAARLYVSGPALSKQIRTLEHKLGVELLDRSTHPLVPTEAGRRFLAEARVALDAADRAVAAVEAHRRAAAGVVRLGFMTAATGTHTRRIVELVQRDVPAASVQLVQLPWPDQADAVRAGTVDASLVRPPVADTDGLRLDVVRLEPRVVALPRGHRLAARAVVELADLDGEPHANDDRTDEQWVRWWACDPRPSGVPVTYGPTVHTMDELLEVVAAGAAVAITGRSVVDSVRHPEVVFVPIADVEPCPISLCTRSADRSPLVEALRRAVHAVRTAIEAEALVDG